A genome region from Leptodactylus fuscus isolate aLepFus1 chromosome 6, aLepFus1.hap2, whole genome shotgun sequence includes the following:
- the GPATCH8 gene encoding G patch domain-containing protein 8 isoform X3 codes for MGMGRMEMELDYAEDATERRRVLEVEKEDTEELRQKYKDFVDKEKAIAKALEELRANFYCELCDKQYQKHQEFDNHINSYDHAHKQRLKDLKQREFARNVSSRSRKDERKQEKALRRLLELAEQRKQSESAPGSGPMFKTTTVAVDEEAAEDDDVPVSTCSATQDSPKPVQEEKPPPAIVCAPIQPTSPAITFGFKNTSAPSSLQKVGFSFSFAKKTPLKLESSAAVFKDHGEEVGSTEEEKDEEKAPAELLCSIKSVEGENSKENESKVEEEEVQEDNGASLASTLSKLKKMKHEERGTHAGEPEYYHYMPPAHCKVKPNFQFLLFMRSTEQTQVENVSQKNEKKPAVTTKPKSVKQIESKCEKNTVADGKTSVPQPVVSNASPVLAKVDKRDDTVDKEPFNTITKEEPLKTSPTPAKEPQERPKHPTGPFFPVLSKDESTTLQWPSELLIFTQAEPSISYSCNPLYFDFKLSRNKDGKAKAVEKPKDNPGTSKESVNDTDLSKDLNVTVKKESNPVVHTCGAQPKVSTASSSDVKSEPVEENKSEATRKSHKQKKKKKHKKSGKRKRKHKDGDEGTEQKKKRKKHKHKKSKSSSKTLLKVEDTEQCTAPAVGGHSRDITPGKLLTKEDSVGNSSNKQDPHTSSKEPENKKAKTEPKQSLPPPAQSSSSSSHRNTPTKARNRQSSAEYDSEDDASRKKSTSRYSDEYESASDRSRSRSRSGKRRRSYSSSSGGSSDRSRYSHDRSYSDSDYSDYSSGSRRRSKRRSPGSDSDSVASKRHSTRHKYSSSDYSRSRSRSRSRSRRSRSRGRGRSSSSSRSRSKRRSRSLTGHSWKRSRSYSRDRSTSVRSHSGKGSHGRDSVDSRRSGRRDFNRSKIYRSQSPHYSRSGSRREGSRGSETRGASGANLPRGSTEKDTGRCSLTAKQLLEKIQSRRLEKAASTTDDGNSKSGSKVKDPPQGYFGPKLPPALGTKTAQLPLIGKLPAGSKGSVPQKSETEPVETPVTVDKELEKEEKTLSQVENVPDTEPPAPVAEPLSQEESVCFQPPAEGFGEGTAANPLGNGSLPFPPLHGRMMPATTDSDFFHSSTYPSVTVEPNSIQPDREEEEEEEEEEEEEGSLAPLESQPITFTPEEMEKYSKLQQAAQQHIQQQLLAKQVKNFPAGAVPQALQPATPTLQPIHIQQAPPPVSAASITTVQHAILQHAAAAAAIGIPPHPQPLAQVHHIPQPHLAPISLSHLTHSLIPAHPAAFLASHPIHIIPASALHPAGPLTLHHVPHAALYPTLLAPRPATAAAATALHLHPLLHPIFSGQDLQHPPSHGT; via the exons ATGGGAATGGGACGTATGGAAATGGAG CTGGACTATGCAGAAGATGCCACAGAACGAAGACGAGTCTTGGAGGTGGAGAAAGAAGACACTGAGGAACTAAGGCAAAAGTATAAG GATTTTGTGGATAAGGAGAAAGCCATTGCAAAAGCCTTGGAAGAATTGCGGGCTAACTTCTACTGTGAGTTGTGTGACAAGCAGTATCAGAAGCACCAGGAGTTTGACAACCACATAAACTCCTATGACCACGCACACAAACAG agattgaaggacctgaaacAGAGAGAATTTGCTAGAAATGTTTCTTCCCGTTCACGGAAAGATGAGCGCAAGCAAGAGAAAGCATTGCGACGTCTTCTTGAATTGGCAGAGCAGAGGAAACAGTCTGAAAG CGCCCCTGGCAGTGGCCCCATGTTCAAGACTACTACTGTAGCTGTGGATGAGGAAGCTGCGGAAGATGATGATGTGCCAGTCAGCACTTGTTCAGCAACGCAAGACAGTCCTAAACCTGTCCAAGAAGAGAAACCGCCCCCAGCTATTGTCTGTGCTCCTATTCAACCCACTTCCCCAGCCATAACTTTTGGCTTTAAAAATACCTCTGCCCCATCCTCTCTTCAGAAAGTTGGGTTCTCCTTCTCCTTTGCGAAAAAGACACCTTTGAAGTTAGAGTCCTCAGCGGCTGTCTTCAAGGATCATGGTGAAGAGGTGGGATCGACAGAAGAGGAAAAAGATGAAGAGAAAGCACCTGCTGAGCTCTTATGCTCAATAAAGTCagtagagggggagaacagcaaagAGAATGAAAGTAAAGTGGAAGAAGAGGAAGTGCAAGAAGATAATGGCGCATCCCTTGCAAGCACGTTatcaaagctgaagaaaatgaagCATGAAGAAAGGGGGACGCATGCTGGTGAACCAGAGTACTATCACTATATGCCACCTGCTCACTGCAAAGTGaaaccaaatttccaatttttgctTTTCATGAGATCCACAGAGCAAACGCAGGTGGAGAATGTCTCTCAGAAGAATGAGAAGAAACCAGCTGTCACTACCAAGCCTAAGTCTGTCAAGCAGATTGAAagcaaatgtgaaaaaaatactgTTGCTGATGGCAAAACTTCTGTTCCTCAACCAGTTGTAAGCAATGCTTCTCCAGTTTTAGCCAAAGTTGACAAGAGAGATGATACAGTAGATAAAGAACCATTTAACACTATTACAAAAGAAGAACCTCTGAAAACCTCTCCTACACCTGCGAAAGAACCGCAGGAAAGGCCCAAGCACCCAACTGGTCCTTTTTTTCCAGTCCTGAGCAAGGATGAGAGCACAACACTGCAGTGGCCCTCTGAGCTTTTGATATTTACTCAGGCAGAACCTTCTATCTCCTATAGCTGTAACCCATTATACTTTGATTTCAAACTTTCCCGAAACAAAGATGGAAAGGCCAAAGCTGTGGAGAAACCTAAAGATAACCCAGGTACAAGCAAAGAAAGTGTGAATGATACAGATTTAAGCAAAGACCTGAATGTCACCGTTAAAAAGGAATCTAACCCAGTTGTACATACTTGTGGAGCACAACCTAAAGTGTCTACGGCTTCTTCTAGTGATGTAAAATCTGAACCTGTTGAAGAGAACAAAAGTGAAGCTACGCGAAAGTCGCACaaacagaagaagaaaaaaaagcacaagaaGAGTGGCAAGAGAAAACGAAAACACAAAGATGGAGATGAAGGAActgaacaaaaaaagaaaaggaagaagCATAAGCACAAGAAGTCAAAAAGTTCTTCCAAAACATTGCTGAAGGTAGAAGATACTGAGCAATGTACAGCTCCTGCAGTTGGGGGGCACTCAAGAGACATCACACCAGGAAAGCTGCTAACTAAAGAAGACAGTGTGGGGAATTCAAGTAATAAACAGGACCCTCATACTTCCTCCAAAGAGCCAGAGAACAAAAAGGCTAAAACAGAGCCCAAGCAATCgcttcctcctcctgcacaatcctcttcctcctcatctcACAGAAATACACCTACCAAGGCCAGAAACCGCCAAAGTAGTGCAGAGTATGATAGCGAGGATGATGCCAGTAGGAAAAAATCCACATCTAGGTACAGTGATGAATATGAGTCTGCAAGTGACCGATCCAGAAGTCGATCGAGATCTGGAAAGCGACGGCGGTCCTACTCTTCCAGTTCAGGAGGGTCTTCTGATAGAAGCCGATATAGTCATGATCGTAGTTATTCAGATAGTGACTACAGTGACTATAGCAGTGGATCAAGGAGGCGATCTAAGAGGCGGTCACCAGGTTCAGATTCAGACTCTGTGGCTTCTAAGAGACATTCCACTAGACATAAATACTCTTCCTCTGATTACAGTCGTAGCCGTTCTAGAAGTAGAAGTCGTTCAAGAAGAAGTAGGAGTCGGGGTAGAGGTAGATCTAGTAGCAGTAGCAGGAGTCGGAGCAAAAGGAGGAGCCGAAGCCTAACTGGTCACAGCTGGAAACGCAGCCGTAGTTACAGTAGAGATCGGAGTACAAGCGTCCGCAGTCATTCTGGAAAAGGTTCTCATGGAAGGGACAGTGTAGACAGCCGTAGAAGTGGTAGACGGGACTTTAACCGCTCTAAGATATATCGATCACAGTCCCCGCATTATTCTCGTTCCGGCAGCCGAAGGGAAGGTAGTAGAGGGTCAGAAACGAGAGGAGCAAGTGGTGCTAACTTGCCCCGCGGTAGTACTGAAAAAGATACAGGGAGATGTTCGTTAACGGCAAAACAACTCCTAGAAAAAATCCAGTCTCGACGTTTAGAAAAGGCTGCAAGCACAACAGATGATGGAAACTCCAAGTCAGGATCAAAAGTAAAAGACCCACCTCAGGGATACTTTGGCCCAAAGCTGCCTCCTGCTCTTGGTACTAAAACTGCTCAGCTCCCATTAATAGGCAAACTACCAGCAGGGTCCAAAGGCTCAGTGCCTCAAAAAAGTGAAACTGAACCAGTAGAGACACCAGTTACTGTAGATAAGGAGCTCGAGAAAGAAGAGAAGACCTTGTCCCAGGTAGAGAACGTGCCAGATACTGAACCTCCTGCACCTGTCGCAGAACCACTGTCCCAAGAGGAGTCTGTTTGCTTCCAGCCACCAGCCGAAGGATTTGGAGAAGGAACAGCAGCTAACCCTTTGGGTAATGGAAGTCTTCCATTTCCACCACTCCATGGCAGAATGATGCCGGCAACAACTgattcagatttttttcattCTTCAACTTACCCATCTGTTACAGTTGAGCCAAATTCTATTCAGCCTGAtagggaagaggaggaagaagaagaggaggaagaagaggaggaaggttCATTAGCTCCTCTGGAAAGCCAGCCCATTACCTTTACTCCAGAAGAAATGGAAAAATACAGCAAGCTACAGCAGGCAGCTCAGCAGCATATACAACAGCAGCTGTTGGCCAAGCAAGTTAAGAATTTTCCGGCTGGAGCTGTCCCACAAGCTCTGCAGCCTGCAACACCAACCCTTCAGCCTATACATATCCAGCAGGCACCTCCCCCAGTGTCTGCTGCCTCCATAACCACTGTTCAGCATGCTATCCTCCAGCATGCCGCTGCAGCAGCAGCTATTGGTATCCCTCCTCACCCGCAGCCATTAGCACAGGTCCACCACATCCCTCAGCCGCATTTGGCTCCCATCTCTCTTTCCCACCTTACCCACTCTCTTATCCCTGCCCACCCTGCTGCTTTCTTAGCTAGCCATCCCATACATATAATCCCTGCCTCTGCTCTGCACCCTGCCGGGCCTCTGACCCTTCATCATGTTCCCCATGCTGCCCTATATCCTACTCTGCTTGCTCCAAGGCCAGCCACAGCTGCTGCAGCCACCGCTTTGCACCTCCATCCTCTTCTTCATCCGATCTTCTCAGGCCAAGACCTGCAACATCCACCTAGTCATGGGACTTGA